The following are encoded in a window of Vespa crabro chromosome 2, iyVesCrab1.2, whole genome shotgun sequence genomic DNA:
- the LOC124422106 gene encoding uncharacterized protein LOC124422106, giving the protein MQIYCMLMDFNCLRDLNLDGNPNVQENYHLLCKSVGNLSYLSLQFCKITDEGVKKIADELQYADPPNEPKLLALNLANNRIGDPGALEIGRMLRTNRSVQSLILTGNRICDDGASLIIQELNMSKLTHNEIVDLRRRRFDALILREKKLIDLNQRNQNELSKIIEDLPNLDILQTKRNNKVSKKSNKSKKLNHLSGVIIKQLLACLRYQTYMMLNDTSKGLLYVRIEGNEFNQEDEKYLIELEEVLRYRQAGEYLSRSEDLEDSIISENDDLLGK; this is encoded by the exons ATGCAAATATATTGCATGCTTATGGATTTCAATTGCTTGAGAGATTTGAATTTGGATGGAAATCCAAACGTACAAGAAAATTATCACTTGTTATGTAAATCTGTTGGAAA cttGTCATATTTATCTTTGCAGTTTTGCAAGATAACAGATGAAGGAGTTAAAAAAATAGCAGACGAATTGCAATACGCTGATCCACCTAACGAACCAAAATTGTTAGCTCTTAATTTAGCAAATAATCGTATCGGTGATCCAGGAGCATTAGAAATTGGACGGATGTTACGAACAAATCG TTCTGTTCAAAGTCTGATCTTAACAGGAAACAGGATATGCGATGACGGTGCCAGTTTGATAATCCAAGAACTTAATAT GTCAAAATTAACGCATAACGAGATCGTGGATCTTCGTAGACGTAGATTCGATGCTTTGAtattacgagaaaaaaagttaatcgatttaaatcaAAGGAACCAAAATGAACTATCtaaaattattgaagattTACCGAACTTGGATATTTTACAGACGAAAAGGAACAACAAGGTTTcgaaaaaatcgaataaatccAAAAAAC ttAATCATTTATCTGGTGTAATTATTAAGCAATTATTAGCTTGCTTACGTTATCAGACTTATATGATGTTGAATGATACGAGCAAAGGCCTCCTTTATGTAAGAATAGAG GGAAATGAGTTTAACCAAGaggatgaaaaatatttaattgaactCGAAGAAGTCTTACGGTACAGACAAGCTGGCGAATATTTGTCTCGATCCGAAGATCTAGAAGATTCGATTATATCGGAAAACGATGATCTATTAGGAAAATGA